In Exiguobacterium sibiricum 7-3, a genomic segment contains:
- a CDS encoding PPK2 family polyphosphate kinase, with product MNIKKYRVTPGESIRLSDYPTSDDNRIAEDELLDQHIPKSVEELKELHWRLHAEEKNGVLVILQAIDAGGKDEAISYIFSNLNAQGLRTLSVKKPSDTEQKHDYLWRIHEGLPEKGEVGILNRSYYEEVIAPRIHDLLEEEEVPDDQDVWKMRYRQINDFERYLVENGFRVVKFLFNVSKDEQKKRLLERIKDPKKNFEFSFSDVEEREHWDEYQDIFAELVSHTSTEHAPWHVLPADDEWFTRYIVTEVMNDVLREIDPQYPKLTDEDQEKLDEAIKKLENE from the coding sequence ATGAACATCAAAAAATACCGTGTGACACCAGGGGAATCAATCCGATTATCCGATTATCCGACGTCGGATGACAACCGGATTGCAGAAGACGAGTTACTGGATCAGCACATTCCGAAAAGTGTCGAGGAATTAAAAGAATTGCATTGGCGTCTGCATGCCGAAGAAAAAAACGGAGTTCTTGTGATTTTGCAGGCGATTGATGCCGGCGGAAAAGATGAAGCCATCAGTTATATCTTCTCGAACCTCAACGCCCAAGGATTACGGACGCTTTCCGTCAAAAAACCGTCCGATACGGAGCAAAAGCATGACTATCTCTGGCGGATTCACGAAGGTTTGCCGGAAAAAGGTGAAGTCGGTATTTTGAACCGTTCATATTACGAGGAAGTCATCGCACCACGGATTCATGATCTGCTGGAAGAAGAGGAAGTGCCGGACGATCAAGATGTTTGGAAGATGCGTTACCGTCAAATCAATGACTTTGAACGTTATCTCGTCGAGAACGGTTTCCGCGTCGTCAAGTTTTTGTTTAACGTCTCAAAAGACGAGCAGAAAAAACGATTGCTTGAACGGATCAAAGATCCGAAGAAAAACTTTGAGTTTTCGTTCAGTGATGTCGAAGAACGGGAGCATTGGGATGAGTATCAGGACATCTTTGCCGAGCTCGTCTCGCACACATCAACGGAACACGCGCCGTGGCATGTCCTGCCGGCCGATGACGAATGGTTTACCCGTTACATCGTGACAGAGGTCATGAATGACGTCCTGCGTGAAATCGATCCGCAGTATCCGAAGCTGACGGACGAGGATCAGGAAAAACTCGATGAAGCGATTAAAAAATTAGAAAATGAATAA
- a CDS encoding SDR family oxidoreductase: protein MKLLVTGATGKLGTKIVEHLLTKIEAENVIISVRDPKKASDLASRGVEVRHGDFDKPDTLQETFAGVDRILLISTAGEETTRIRQHTAAVRAAEAAGVGLIAYTSIANAEASQNFLARTHQVTEQLIRETGIPFLFFRNNWYLENEQSTIDAVRAGQDWLTSAGDGKVGWALQEDYAEAIATVLVDPKPEQSIYELSGPLHTQQEIAEALGQVLGRPVQVKQVDSATYTAIMQQAGVPEFLLPMLQAIQEGIAAGTLAVESQDFEQILGRPPVSLEDGLRQLVKR, encoded by the coding sequence ATGAAATTACTTGTGACCGGTGCAACCGGAAAATTGGGAACTAAAATTGTCGAGCACCTCTTAACGAAAATCGAAGCGGAGAATGTAATAATCAGCGTCCGCGATCCGAAAAAAGCATCGGATTTAGCATCGCGCGGTGTTGAAGTGCGTCATGGTGATTTTGATAAACCGGATACGCTGCAAGAAACTTTTGCGGGTGTCGACCGGATCTTGCTCATCTCGACCGCCGGCGAAGAAACGACACGAATCCGTCAACATACGGCAGCCGTCCGGGCAGCTGAAGCAGCCGGAGTCGGCTTGATTGCCTATACGAGTATCGCCAACGCGGAAGCCAGTCAAAATTTCCTGGCCCGGACGCATCAAGTGACGGAACAGTTAATTCGCGAAACAGGAATTCCGTTTTTGTTCTTCCGGAATAACTGGTATCTGGAAAACGAACAGTCGACGATTGATGCCGTTCGTGCCGGTCAGGATTGGTTGACGAGTGCCGGGGACGGCAAAGTCGGCTGGGCATTGCAGGAAGACTATGCGGAAGCGATCGCGACAGTGCTGGTCGATCCGAAACCGGAACAATCCATTTACGAACTGTCAGGTCCTCTGCACACGCAACAAGAGATTGCAGAAGCACTCGGGCAGGTCCTCGGGCGCCCGGTACAGGTGAAGCAAGTCGACAGCGCGACTTATACGGCAATCATGCAGCAAGCAGGAGTTCCGGAATTTTTACTGCCGATGTTACAGGCGATTCAGGAAGGTATTGCGGCCGGAACACTGGCGGTGGAGAGTCAGGATTTTGAACAGATCCTTGGTCGACCACCGGTTTCTCTCGAAGACGGCTTAAGACAACTTGTTAAAAGATAA
- a CDS encoding winged helix-turn-helix transcriptional regulator gives MNPASTTDSPLSQRTACPVTRAQTIMAGKWKIVLLWHLSTGTKRFHELEHLLPGISKGILTRQLRELEANSMIDRKVYREVPQKVEYSLTDIGHSFLPILDQMAAWSNRHFPPESES, from the coding sequence ATGAATCCAGCTTCGACAACTGACTCCCCTCTTTCACAACGGACGGCGTGCCCCGTTACCCGAGCCCAGACCATCATGGCCGGCAAGTGGAAAATCGTCCTGCTTTGGCATCTCAGTACCGGAACAAAACGGTTTCACGAACTGGAACACCTGTTGCCGGGGATTTCAAAAGGGATTTTGACGCGCCAATTGCGGGAGCTTGAAGCCAACTCCATGATCGACCGAAAAGTATATCGGGAAGTCCCGCAGAAAGTCGAATACTCGTTAACGGATATCGGACACAGTTTTCTGCCGATCCTCGATCAAATGGCGGCTTGGAGCAACCGCCATTTTCCACCCGAATCCGAATCGTGA